One genomic segment of Acanthopagrus latus isolate v.2019 chromosome 14, fAcaLat1.1, whole genome shotgun sequence includes these proteins:
- the atp6v1f gene encoding V-type proton ATPase subunit F: MICSICQLELPLFSPPFTVRSVYLELVMAGRGKLIAVIGDEDTCTGFLLGGIGELNKNRKPNFLVVEKDTSITEIEETFKSFLARNDIGIILINQFIAEMIRHAIDAHMQSIPAVLEIPSKEHPYDASKDSILRRAKGMFSAEDFR; encoded by the exons ATGATCTGTAGCATCTGTCAGCTGGAGCTTCcattattttctcctcctttcacGGTTCGATCTGTATATTTGGAGCTCGTGATGGCCGGCCGCGGGAAACTGATCGCTGTGATCGGAGATGAGGACACGTGCACCGGCTTCCTGCTCGGCGGGATCGGTGAGCTCAACAAGAACCGGAAACCGAATTTCTTGGTGGTGGAGAAGGACACGAGCATCACGGAGATCGAAGAGACCTTCAA GAGCTTCTTGGCTCGTAATGACATCGGCATCATCCTCATTAACCAGTTCATTGCCGAGATGATCCGTCACGCCATCGACGCCCACATGCAGTCGATCCCGGCCGTGTTGGAGATCCCGTCCAAAGAGCATCCGTACGACGCATCCAAGGATTCCATCCTGCGCCGTGCCAAGGGCATGTTCTCCGCCGAGGACTTCCGATAG
- the drd4-rs gene encoding dopamine receptor D4 related sequence — protein MACIMDNVTPDSPPGETHLKDYNYLALVLGVPLILVIILGNILVCLSVLTERSLKTATNYFIISLAVADLLLAVLVLPLYVYSEFLGGIWTLSTNICDALMTMDVMLCTASILNLCAISVDRYIAVVVPLKYNRNQFSVRQLALITATWVLSLGVASPVIFGLNQVQGRDPSVCKLEDDRFVVYSSICSFFVPCPVMLFLYYWMFRGLRRWSGRSRSQAGRVGRQALSLHLGLALQRVKASTPGSRGKVVYATASSLSPTSPSTISTMTPSATPVTEEQHNAMAVVAESDPMTTQIDSVSDGEPTEMREGSSRENGLMKTKRGRRNSKSSRVSGRERKAMKVLPVVVGVFLACWTPFFTVHVTKVLCQSCDIGPTLISVVTWLGYVNSAVNPIIYTAFNTEFRNVFHKLLCCRT, from the exons ATGGCCTGCATCATGGACAATGTGACACCTGACAGCCCACCAGGGGAGACGCACCTGAAGGACTACAACTACCTGGCCTTGGTCCTTGGTGTCCCTTTAATCCTGGTCATCATCCTAGGCAACATCCTGGTGTGTCTGAGTGTGCTCACTGAGCGCTCCCTGAAAACTGCAACAAACTACTTTATCATCAGCCTGGCGGTGGCCGACCTGCTGCTGGCAGTGCTGGTGCTGCCGCTCTATGTCTACTCTGAG tttCTGGGAGGTATTTGGACATTGAGCACCAACATCTGTGATGCTCTGATGACGATGGACGTGATGCTATGTACCGCCTCCATCCTCAACCTGTGTGCCATCAGCGTGGACCG GTACATCGCGGTGGTGGTCCCTCTGAAGTACAACAGGAACCAGTTCAGCGTCCGTCAGCTGGCTCTCATCACTGCCACCTGGGTGCTGTCTCTGGGTGTGGCAAGTCCAGTAATCTTTGGTCTGAACCAGGTACAGGGTCGTGATCCGAGCGTGTGCAAACTGGAGGACGACCGCTTTGTGGTGTATTCATCCATCTGCTCCTTCTTCGTGCCTTGTCCTGTCATGCTCTTCTTGTATTATTGGATGTTTCGAGGCCTTCGGCGATGGAGCGGTCGCAGTCGATCTCAGGCAGGTCGAGTTGGTCGGCAAGCTCTCTCTTTACATCTCGGCTTGGCTCTACAGCGAGTGAAAGCCTCGACCCCGGGGAGTCGAGGGAAGGTTGTATACGCCACGGCGTCCAGTCTCAGCCCCACCTCACCATCCACTATTTCCACGATGACACCCTCTGCAACCCCagtgacagaggagcagcacaACGCGATGGCAGTGGTAGCAGAGAGTGACCCGATGACGACGCAGATTGACAGCGTGTCAGATGGTGAACCGACAGAGATGAGggaaggcagcagcagagagaacggcctgatgaagacaaagagaggaagaagaaacagtaaGAGCAGCAGAGTCAGCGGCAGAGAACGCAAAGCCATGAAGGTCCTGCCTGTCGTTGTGG GTGTGTTTCTGGCCTGCTGGACACCTTTCTTCACTGTCCACGTCACCAAGGTGTTGTGTCAGTCATGTGACATCGGCCCTACCCTTATCTCTGTGGTAACATGGCTTGGTTATGTCAACAGTGCCGTCAACCCAATCATCTATACTGCCTTCAACACAGAGTTCAGGAACGTCTTTCACAAGCTACTCTGCTGTAGGACATAA
- the LOC119032237 gene encoding ADP-ribosylation factor 4, whose protein sequence is MGLTISSLFSRFFGKKQMRILMVGLDAAGKTTILYKLKLGEIVTTIPTIGFNVETVEYKNICFTVWDVGGQDKIRPLWRHYFQNTQGLIFVVDSNDRERVAESADELAKMIQEDELKEAVILVFANKQDLPNAMGVSELTDKLGLHSLRNRTWHVQATCATQGTGLYEGLDWLSSELSKR, encoded by the exons atgggGCTGACgatctcctctctgttctccagGTTCTTCGGGAAGAAGCAGATGAGGATACTGATGG TCGGTTTGGACGCAGCTGGAAAAACAACGATCCTGTACAAACTGAAGCTCGGAGAGATCGTCACCACCATCCCAACTATCG gttttaACGTGGAGACGGTCGAGTACAAGAACATCTGTTTCACAGTCTGGGACGTTGGCGGCCAGGACAAGATCAGACCTCTGTGGAGACACTATTTCCAAAACACTCAG GGGCTGATCTTTGTTGTGGACAGTaacgacagagagagagtagCAGAGTCTGCTGATGAACTCGCTAAAATG ATCCAGGAGGACGAGCTGAAGGAGGCAGTTATTCTGGTGTTTGCTAACAAACAGGATCTTCCTAACGCCATGGGAGTCAGTGAACTCACCGACAAACTGGGCCTCCACAGCTTGCGCAACAGAACT TGGCATGTCCAGGCCACCTGTGCCACTCAGGGTACTGGTCTGTACGAGGGTCTGGACTGGCTGTCCAGTGAGCTGTCGAAGCGTTAG
- the lamtor4 gene encoding ragulator complex protein LAMTOR4, whose translation MTTAALTAGLERIPDQLGYLVISEDGVLASAGELENDEHTAGVIMQMVRTASRFRLPGSAEPPFKRMSVILEDFVYTVTVSGQKVFVVKRQNNQQEPISV comes from the exons atg acgACAGCCGCTCTGACTGCGGGTCTGGAGCGGATCCCGGATCAGCTCGGGTACCTGGTTATCAGCGAGGACGGTGTCCTGGCC TCTGCAGGTGAGCTGGAGAATGACgaacacacagcaggtgtgaTAATGCAAATGGTTCGAACAGCAAGTCGATTCAGATTACCTGGATCAGCAGAGCCACCCTTCAAACGCATgtcag TGATTCTGGAGGATTTCGTCTACACGGTCACGGTGTCTGGTCAGAAGGTTTTTGTGGTTAAACGTCAGAACAACCAGCAGGAGCCAATCAGTGTTTAG